Genomic segment of bacterium:
GGCCAGTACGTCACGAACGTTGAGACCGGCGACCGGCAGAACGTTGACCGATTTCAAGTTCCGCCCGGCGAGCTCGAGCTTGTGATCTCGTTCTTTTGTGACGATCAAAGCATCGGGCGTTTCCATCTCGGCGAGCTTGCTCGCCAGAAGCTTCGTCTTGACTTCGGGAAGGTCGATTGAATCGACTACCCAGACTCGATCCTCACTCTTGCGCAGAGAAAGAACCGAACGAAGAGCGGCCTTTCTCACCTTCTTGGGAATGCGTTGCTCGAATGTTCGCGGCTGCGGGCCAAAAACGACTCCACCACCCGCGAACTGCGAGGCACGCGTCGTCCCCTGGCGAGCCCGACCGGTACCTTTTTGCTTGAACGGCTTCTTGCCACCACCCGAAACCAGAGCGCGATTCTTCGTGGCAGACGTGCCTCGACGCCGGGCATTGAGTTGTGCCACTACCACCGTGTGCAGTAGATCCCGCCGAACCGGGCCGCCGAAGATTTTCGGATCGAGGTCCATGATAATTCCTAGAGTTTGATCTCGACGTCCACGCCCGCCGAAAGTTCCAGCTTCATGAGCGCGTCTACGGTTTGGGGAGTCGGATCCAGAATGTCGATCAGCCGGCGATGCGTCCGAGTCTCGAACTGTTCGCGCGACTTCTTGTCGATATGAGGCCCGCGAAGCACGGTGATCTTGCGAATAGAGGTCGGTAGAGGAATCGGCCCGGCGGTGCGCGAACCCGTGCGAACCGCCGTATCGAGAATCTCTGCGGCACTCATATCGAGCAATTTGTGATCGAACGCCTTCATACGGATCCGAATCTTCGGGGATGCGTCAGCCATCTCTTCCTACTCGATGATTTCTGCGACGACGCCGGCACCTACGGTGCGACCGCCTTCGCGAATTGCAAAACGGAGTCCCTGATCCATCGCAATCGGCATGATCAAGTCCACGTCGATCGTGATGTTGTCTCCAGGCATGACCATCTCGGTGCCCTCAGGAAGCTCCACGACACCCGTTACGTCCGTCGTGCGGAAGTAAAACTGAGGCCGATAGCCCTTGAAAAACGGCGTGTGACGACCGCCCTCCTCCTTCGTCAATACGTACACCTCGGCCTTGAACTTCGTATGAGGAGTGATCGAGCCGGGAGCCGAAAGTACCTGCCCCCGCTCCACCTCGTCCTTCTTCGTGCCACGAAGAAGACAACCCACGTTGTCTCCCGCCTGGCCCTGGTCCA
This window contains:
- the rpsJ gene encoding 30S ribosomal protein S10 — translated: MADASPKIRIRMKAFDHKLLDMSAAEILDTAVRTGSRTAGPIPLPTSIRKITVLRGPHIDKKSREQFETRTHRRLIDILDPTPQTVDALMKLELSAGVDVEIKL
- the rplD gene encoding 50S ribosomal protein L4; amino-acid sequence: MDLDPKIFGGPVRRDLLHTVVVAQLNARRRGTSATKNRALVSGGGKKPFKQKGTGRARQGTTRASQFAGGGVVFGPQPRTFEQRIPKKVRKAALRSVLSLRKSEDRVWVVDSIDLPEVKTKLLASKLAEMETPDALIVTKERDHKLELAGRNLKSVNVLPVAGLNVRDVLARKNLILMRDAVDAIVERLQ
- the tuf gene encoding elongation factor Tu (EF-Tu; promotes GTP-dependent binding of aminoacyl-tRNA to the A-site of ribosomes during protein biosynthesis; when the tRNA anticodon matches the mRNA codon, GTP hydrolysis results; the inactive EF-Tu-GDP leaves the ribosome and release of GDP is promoted by elongation factor Ts; many prokaryotes have two copies of the gene encoding EF-Tu): GSALKAGENPSDDDANKCIDELMESLDSTIPQPERALDKPFLMPIEDVFSISGRGTVVTGRVEQGIVNTGDEIEIVGIRETTKTTVTGVEMFRKLLDQGQAGDNVGCLLRGTKKDEVERGQVLSAPGSITPHTKFKAEVYVLTKEEGGRHTPFFKGYRPQFYFRTTDVTGVVELPEGTEMVMPGDNITIDVDLIMPIAMDQGLRFAIREGGRTVGAGVVAEIIE